A genomic region of Notamacropus eugenii isolate mMacEug1 chromosome 3, mMacEug1.pri_v2, whole genome shotgun sequence contains the following coding sequences:
- the LOC140532331 gene encoding uncharacterized protein, whose product MEAAAAAAGTAGPGSVPGWTAAIRRLLRHFSLSEKPGSSGFQCLPLVVEGQQVGLVVPQVARELRAFPDVFVEVAGTLELRGGRCPEERTEAVAGVLAQLRAQGRLATLAKWRDEAYEVRPSFGSPALLTMERAAAPLLGVLQFGAHLNAFVCHQDDASGSQQMLMWLARRSAHKATYPGMLDNLAAGGMSAGLGVKETMVKESWEEARVPPELAAQAQPVGCLSYIYEEIDGEDFGTVVRECVFTFDLEVPEDFTPQVGDGEAQEFYLWPLDKVREAVASDSFKPNCALVVVDFLLRHGLLHPDQEPLYPELVAAMHQTL is encoded by the exons atggaggcggcggcggcggcggctgggACGGCGGGCCCGGGGTCGGTCCCGGGCTGGACCGCCGCGATCCGGCGGCTGCTGCGGCATTTCAGCCTCTCGGAGAAGCCAG gcTCCTCAGGGTTCCAGTGCCTCCCACTGGTGGTGGAGGGCCAGCAAGTGGGACTGGTGGTGCCACAAGTTGCCAGGGAATTGCGAGCCTTCCCCGATGTGTTTGTGGAGGTGGCAGGGACCCTGGAGCTTCGAGGGGGTCGTTGCCCCGAGGAGCGCACAGAGGCTGTGGCGGGGGTCCTAGCACAGCTGCGGGCCCAGGGCCGCCTGGCAACGTTGGCAAAGTGGCGAGATGAG GCATATGAGGTGCGACCCAGCTTCGGAAGCCCAGCCTTATTGACCATGGAGCGAGCAGCAGCCC cCTTGCTGGGAGTCCTCCAGTTTGGGGCTCATCTCAATGCCTTCGTGTGCCATCAAGATGATGCCTCAGGGTCCCAGCAGATGCTCATGTGGCTGGCGAGGAGGTCTGCTCACAAGGCCACCTACCCTGGCATGCTGGACAACCTG GCAGCCGGTGGTATGAGTGCCGGGCTGGGCGTCAAGGAAACCATGGTGAAGGAGAGCTGGGAGGAAGCTCGGGTGCCCCCAGAGCTGGCAGCTCAGGCCCAGCCAGTGGGCTGTCTCAG CTACATCTATGAGGAGATAGATGGAGAAGACTTTGGGACTGTGGTTCGAGAATGCGTGTTTACCTTTGACCTTGAGGTGCCTGAAGACTTCACCCCCCAAGTGGGAGATGGGGAAGCCCAGGAATTCTACCTCTGGCCCCTGGACAAG gTCAGGGAAGCTGTGGCTTCTGACAGCTTCAAGCCCAATTGTGCCCTGGTTGTGGTGGACTTCCTGCTCAGACATGGACTGCTGCATCCGGACCAGG AGCCCCTGTACCCAGAGCTCGTGGCAGCAATGCACCAGACCCTGTGA